The Flavobacteriales bacterium genome contains the following window.
GCTCCACGCTGCCCATGTTGTGGGTGCTGAGCATCACGGTGGCGCCTTCGTCGCGCAGTCGCAGGATCTCGCTGCGGATGAGCTCGGCATTGATGGGGTCGAAGCCGCTGAACGGTTCGTCGAGGATCAACAACTTGGGTTGGTGCAGCACCGTGGTGATGAACTGCACCTTCTGCGCCATGCCCTTGCTCAGCTCTTCCACCTTCTTGTTCCACCATCCACCGATCTCCCAGCGCTCGAACCATTCCTTCAATCGCTTGGTGGCTTCCTTTTTCGGCATGCCCTTGAGCTGGGCCAGATAGAGTGCCTGCTCACCCACCTTCATCTTCTTGTAAAGGCCGCGCTCCTCGGGCAAGTAGCCGAGTTGGGCCACGCTCTCGTCGGTGAGCGGTTGGCCGTCCAGCCAAACATGTCCCTCGTCAGGGCCAGTGATACGGGTGATAATGCGGATCAGCGAGGTCTTGCCCGCGCCGTTGGGGCCCAAGAGCCCGAAGACCTTGCCAGTAGGTACTTCCATGCTAACGCCGTTAAGCGCCACATGGTCGCCATAACGTTTCACGATGTTCTCCAGTCTCAGCATACGGTGCGCAATTGCAGGGCGGACGAATGTAGCCGCACCCGTGCTGGGCGCCTGACCGGTTGTACGAGCGGGCGGTCGGTAGGATGGATGTCAGTACCGCAGCAAGTAGTGCGTCCCGACGACGGAAGGGCGGCGTGCTGGCAGCAGGAAGTCGATGGTGACGACCTGGACTGGGAACGCCGGGAACGACCATTCTTGAAGGGGGGGGTGCCCTGCGCGGATGAGAGCCTCGCGACCTTCGTCGTTGCAATAGACGTAGCGCCCGGGACGGATGCTCTCGCTGGCTTCGCGGATGTCCCGCAGCCATTCTACGCGGTATCCGGCGTGGAAGTCGAGTGCACGGCTCAACGTGGCGAAGTTGCGCAGGTCGGCTTGGGCCACACCGAGCTCGCGCACCTTATCACCCACTTGTGTGCCGGCCTGATAACGGAGCAGGGTGGGGTAGAAGTGTCCGTTGATGACGAGCGCAGCGCCGATGGTTATTATGAACGTCGGCCACAAAGCGCGGGCGTGTTCCCGGCTTCGGGCATAAACGACCAGTGCTACAATGCAGCAAAGACCCGCCGCCACCGCCCAAGGAGTGCCGCTATTGGGGAATGCGACCAAGGCCAACCATGATCCAAGACCAAAGGTCAACAGTGCCAGCAGCAGTTGCAAGAGGTCGAAGATCCGTGCGTGGCGCCCGACCAGTGTACGCGCCCCAATGACGCACGCAAAGGGCATCAGCACAAAGAGATAGTGCGGCAGTTTGTAGTGCGAGAAGCTGAGCGCCGTGAGGGTGAGTACGGCTCCGCACAGGCTCGCATATTCCGGTACCCGCGACTTGCGGCGCACCACACCGAATAACTCTTTTACCGTGCCATAGACGATGAAGAGCGTCCACGGCGCGGCTACCCATACAAGCGTATGCAGGAAGAAGAACCCGGTGCTGTCATCATGCCAGCGGTTGCTTCCGGTAATGCGACCGAAGCTCTGTTCCCAGAAGAAGAACTGCACACCTTGCCATCCGTGCTGCAGGTAGAGTGCGTAGCACATCGGGGCCAGCATCGCCCCGATGACCAAAGGCACCAGCAGCAAGCGCGCATCACTTAGTGCACGCCATTGACCGGTGATGGCGAGATGGCCTCCGATGGCGAGGCCCGGCACCACCGCACCGATGGGCCCCTTGGCCAGCATGGCCAAGCCGATGAACAACGCACCGAGCAGGAGGTGCTTCAGTTGCCGTTGGCCCAACCAGGCCATCCCTGCCCAGGTTGCGAGGATCACGTTGGCGGTGAGCAGCGTATCGCAGCGGACATCATTGGTCATTTGCAGCAGCGCAACGGAGCTGCCGTACATGAGCGCCGCGAGGTGTGCCGTGCGTCCGTCGTGGTGCAGACGAGTGAACTTGAATACGCCCCAGCAACCGGCAAAGGCGAATAGTACGCTGGGCAGTTTGTAGGCCCAGGCGACCTGTCCGAACAGGTGTATGGAGCAGGCGCTAAGCCAGAACACGAGAGGCGGTTTGTCCAAGTAGGATACCTCCCTGTCGAACACCTGTAGCCAGTTGCCTTCGCGCAGCATCTGCGCGCTCATGCTCGCATACTGCGCCGCATCCACATCCATCACCGGCACCAGCACGCCCAAGGCATGCACTACCAACAGCCCTGCCCAGGCGATAAGGACACGTCTGCGGTCCACTGCGGAACTTCGGTTCGACTGTTACTGCATGCACTTCAATGCAGTCCGCGCGCTGTTCCTCACGGCTTGATGATCTGTGCGCCTTCGGGTACAGCGTTCTTCTTGCGTCCGCTGATCAGGCGCCAGATGCCAGCTCCTGCGGCAATGATACCCAGGATGATGAACTTCAGGAACTTGCCCAGACCAGCGAACAACCCGGCTTTTGCCAGCACCTTGCCAGCAACAAGTCCACCCACGGACAGCGCCGCGATCTCGTCCGTGCTATCATCGAACTGGTCATAGCGGTAGCCGTCGTTGAACGTGGCCATGGACAACACGGCCGGAATGTTGGCCTTCACGTTGTCGAGTTCGGACATATCGCTCACAGCGTTCAACTGGAGCACGCCTTTCCGGCCCAGGATGCGGACGTTGTAGTTGAGGGTATTGCTCGTCGTGCTGTCGCCGAATTGGAGCTCCTTGGCCCAGTGCAGCACCTTCTTCGAGTTGTCGTAATACGGTTTGGACGCCCAGCCAATGGTGTAAACGGGGTCGTAGCCCATTTGGGCGCGCGCTTGGTTGTCGGTCTTGTCCTCTTCCTTCAACTGCACCAACATGTCGTCGTAGTTGATGTCCGCAGCATCACCGTCTTCCACGAATCCCATCTCGTCGTAGGTGATGATGAAGGCATAGCCGCCTTCATCCAGTACACCTTCGTTCTCCGGGAAGAGCATGCCCAATGTGCCTTCGGCGCTGGGATTGCCCCAATGTTCCACCAGTACCACAGCTGACTGAGCGGCATCGAGGAACTTGAATCCTGCGGGTACATTGATGGTAGCCGCCCCATCGGCCAAGGGCACGGCACCGGTCTGCCACTTGAAGCTGCCCTCCACGCTGTCCACATAGGCCATGAACATCAACGCGGAGGAATCACTCAGGTCACCGGTGGGCACTGAGGACAACGTGTCGGTGGGGTCTGGCGTGTCGGCTATTGCGAACGGGATCGCGAGTACGATGCTCGGCAGGATGCTCATGGAGTACGGTTAAGGCCGGGAAAGTAGCGCGTGGGTGTATTGGGCATCATGGAACGAAGAACCCCGGCATTTGCCGGGGCTCTTCGTTCCAGGGACTACGCGCAGTTCACTTGCTCCACTCCGCGATCTTCTGCTCGTTCAACTTCACGTATTGTGCATCGCCGTCCTTCGAGGCCATTTCCATGCTCTCCTTGGCCGTGGTGATGGCTTCAGCCTTCATTCCGTTGGCCGCGTAGCAAAGTGCGAGGGTGTGTTTCACCCAGTACCGTTGCTCCATGCTGTCCGACTTCTTGGCCCACTCCAGAGCCTGCTTCGCATCGATGTTACGATCAAGGTAGAAGCGCGCGCAGCGATGGTAGGTGCCGGCTTTCACTTCCTTGGCCGCCATTGCTTCGGTAATGTTGCGTTTGCCCTGCTCCAGCGCATCGGCATGGAACGGCACCGATATCTGGGTTTTCTCCCAGCGGAACTGGAGAACAGCATGGTCGTCCTTCACGGCATCAAAACCAATGGTGAAGGTCTCCGTGTACGATCCGGTCTCCTGGGCCTCGGCCTTCAATGTGGCCACGTTCTTGGCTTCGTCGTACCCGTCGGTTCCTCCCAAGGTGGTATCGCTGTTCAGATAAATGAGCCAACCATCCTTCGCGGGCGTGCTCAACACGGCATATTTCCCGGCGGGGACCACCTGTCCGCTGAAGTCCATCGGGCCATCGAAAGAGATCTTGGTGCAAGCATTGGCCCCTGTGCGCCAAAGGGTGTTGAAGGGGACGAGTTCCCCGAATACACCGCGGTCGCGCGCGCTGGGGCGGCTGTATTCCACGGTGACTTTGGTGAGACCCACGATCTGCTCCACTTTGCAGAGCGGGCTGGGTGCGGGCAGGTTCTGTGCTGGTGCTGTCGCCGCTAAGGCGAGCGAAAGGGCAAAGATGCTGGTGCGTTTCATGTTCGTTGGAATGGGGATGCGAAGCTACCCCATCCAACACATGCGCATGGTCAAGCCACTTTCAGTTGGCTCATTCGGCTGCGCTCGAACTTCTCCCGTGCGTAGCTGAGCGTGATGCGCAGGTCGGCAGGCCGATCGGTGGCACCGGGCATCTCGTACATGGCATCGGTCATGATGGCCTCGCAGATGGAACGGAGGCCGCGGGCCCCGAGCTTGTAATCGATGGCACGCTCCACGATGAAGTCGAGCACTTTTTTGTCGAAGGTGAGCTTCACCTTGTCCATTTCGAAAAGCTTCACGTACTGCTTGATGAGCGCGTTCTTGGGCTCGGTCAGGATCCTGCGCAAACTCTCGCGGTCAAGGGGTTCCAAGTAGGTGAGCACGGGGAAGCGGCCGATGAGCTCGGGGATCAAGCCGTAGGATCGGAGGTCCTGCGGGCTAACGTATTGCAGCAAGTGCTCGTCGTCGATGCGTGCGCTGTCGCGGCTTGCCTGGTAGCCCACCGCAGTGCTCTTCACGCGGCGCGCGATCATCTTCTGGATGCCGTCGAAGGCACCACCGCAGACGAAGAGGATGTTCCGCGTGTCAACCTGGATGAGCTTCTGCTCGGGGTGTTTTCTGCCTCCCTGCGGGGGCACGTTCACCGTGCTTCCTTCAAGCAGTTTCAGCAGCGCTTGCTGCACGCCTTCGCCGCTGACGTCGCGGGTGATGCTCGGCGTGTCGCTCTTACGGCTGATCTTATCGATCTCGTCAATGAACACGATCCCGCGCTCGGCCTTAGCAACATCGTAGTCGGCGGCTTGCAGTAGGCGGCTAAGTATGCTCTCCACGTCTTCGCCCACATACCCGGCTTCGGTGAGTACCGTGGCGTCGGCAATGGCGAAGGGCACGTTCAGCATTCGGGCGATGGTCTTGGCCAGGAGTGTTTTGCCGCTGCCGGTTTCGCCTACCAGGATGATGTTGCTCTTCTCGATCTCCACCTCATCGGATGTGGAGGCAGGCTTCTGCATCAAGCGCTTGTAGTGGTTGTACACCGCAACGCTCAGCACCTTCTTGGCCTCGTCCTGGCCGATCACATACTCGTCCAAGTGCTTTTTGATGTCAGCAGGCCGTTGCAGGATCATGCTACCCGCGATGTCGGCACGTTTCCGCTGGCTCAGTTCTTCGGCGATGATGTTCTGCGCCTGTCCGATGCAGCTGTCGCAGATGTGCCCGGTGATACCAGCGATAAGCACGTTCGTGTCCTGCTTATCACGTCCGCAGAACGAGCACTTCACTTCCTTTTTGTCCATGGGGGATGGCTTACGGGCCTTGCAGCGGAAAAGTTCGGCAATTTATGCCGAGGCCCGACCGGTCGTCCAGTCGGGCCCCGCACAGGTCTTGGTATGCTGTGCTACTTGGGGTTGCGCACCAGCAGCTCGTCGATCATGCCGTAGGCCTTGGCCTCCTCGCTGGTCATCCAGTAGTCGCGGTCGCCGTCCTTCTCCACCCGGTCGAAGGGTTGGCCGCTGTGCTGGCTGATGATGTCATAGAGCTCCTTCTTCAGCTTGATGACCTCGCGCACGGTGATCTCCATGTCCGTCACCTGTCCTTCGGCGCCGCCCATGGGTTGGTGGATCATCACCCGGCTGTGCTTCAACGCACTGCGCTTGCCCTTGGTGCCGGCGCAGAGCAGAACGGCACCCATGCTGGCGGCCATGCCTGTGCAGATGGTGGCCACATCGGGGTTGATGTACTGCATGGTATCGTAAATGCCGAGCCCTGCATAGACACTGCCGCCCGGGCTGTTCAGGTAGATCTGGATGTCCTTCTTGGCATCGGCGCTTTCCAGGAACAGCAACTGCGCTTGGATGATGTTGCTCACATAGTCGTTGATGCCTGTGCCCAGGAAGATGATGCGGTCCATCATCAATCGGCTGAACACGTCCATGGAAGCCACGTTCAACTGGCGTTCCTCGATGATCGTCGGGCTGATGTAGTCGGCCCGTACACTGCTCACGTAACTGTCATAGCTGGCGCTGCTGATGCCGCGGTGCTTCACCGCGTACTTCCGGAACTCGTCGGGTGGGAACATGTGTTTTGCTTGTGCGGTAAAGGAAGGGTCGTCGTCAGGGGGGCTCAACCCTTCTTCACCAAGTTTATGAACGCATCGAGGCTCATGCGCTCCTCCTTCGGGCTGAGCATGGCCTTGAAGTGGGTGATGAGCTTGCGTTCCACGATGCTGTCGCGCATGCGCTTGATCTGCTCGCGGTCGCCCAAGAGGCGTGCGGCCATCTTCTGCAGCTCTTCACCCTCTGGGGCGGGCATGCCGTACTGCATGAACTGGTCGGCCACGTAACGCTTAGCGAAGGCGTCGAGCTCTTCGCCCTTGGCTTCCAGGCCGTACTTCTCAACTATGCGGTCCTGCAACAACTGCCGTTTGATGCCCTCGGCATGGCGGGCGTAGTTGGCCTCCACTTCTTCGGGTGTGGTCGGTTGCTCGCTCGTTTCCAGGATCCAACGCTTCAGGAAGGTGTCCGGCAGTTCGATGTTGGTGCGATCATAAAGGGCCTTCAGGACTTCACGGGTGAAGATCCGATCGGTATCCCGCCCAAAGCCGCTTTGCAGGCTCTCCTTCACTTTGGCACGGAAGGCCGTCTCGTCGGTAACCGCACCCTGGCCGAAGACGCGGTCGAAGAACTCCTGGCCCATGTCGGCCGACACCATCCGTTTGATGCTGTCGATACGGAACAGGAAGTTGCCCTCAAGGTGGTGCACGCGGTCATGGTCAACGCCCAGCATCCGTGCCAGGTCGTCGTGGCCATCGCTCACGGCATGCGGGTCCAGGGTCGCTTCATCGCCTGCGGCTTTGCCGATCAGCAGGGCTTTTGCGGCTTCGTTCTTCAAGAACTCCAGGCTGATGGTGGTGCGGTTCATGATTCCGCCCTCCTTCACGGTGCCATCGGCGTTCAGCTCGATCATGTCGCCGATCACCATGTCGTTGGCTTCGCTCGTGGTCGCATCTTCCACCTTGCCGAAGCGGCGGCGCATGTCGCTGATCTCTTTGTCAAGCGTGGGCTCGTCGATCTCAACCACAGGCATGGAAACGCCCAGGTTCCCGTTCAGTTCAATATCGAAGGTGGGCGCAATGCCCATCTCATAGTGGAAGTTGAATTCACCAGGCTCGTCCCAGTTGTTGGCGTTGGCGAGATCCTGCTTGGGCAACGGCTGGCCCAGCACACGAAGGCGGTTACCCTCAATGTGCTGCTGGATGCTCTGGCCGATAAGGCGCTCCACTTCGTTCACCAGAACGGCTTTGCCCACGCGTTTCTTGATCAAGGGCATGGGCGCTTGGCCAGGGCGAAAGCCGGGCAGCACGGCAGTGCGGCGTTGTTCTTTGAGCTGGGCTTCCACACCGGGTGAATAGTCCTCGGGGGTCAGCTTCAGTTTCAGCGTGGCGGTCAGCGGACCGGTCTGTTCGCGTTCGATGTTCATCCGGGGTAGTTGTTCGTTCTTCGTTGCTGGTTGTTGGTCTGTTCTTCTGGTGGTCGTCGTTGCACCCACGACCAAACGACCATCAATCACCAACCAACTTCAGTACGGACGGGGGGACTCGAACCCCCACACCTTGCGGTACTGGCTCCTAAGACCAGCGCGTCTACCAATTCCGCCACGTCCGTATTTCCGTCGAAAGGGCGGCGAAGATAGCCCGGTGCTATAGCGTGGGTACATTCGCCGACCTGTGATTTCCGGATGTCAGGGGATCATTTGCGAACGGAATGAAAACGCATGTGCTCAGCGAGTTGCCGGTGCCCCAGCGGCACGGGTTGTTGCTGGGTGCCATCGGCCCGCGGCCCATCGCGTTCGCCAGTACGATCGATGCCCAAGGCCGCCCGAACCTTGCGCCGTTCAGTTTCTTCAACTGCTTCGGCAGCAACCCGCCCACGCTCATTTTTTCACCCGCTCGCCGCGGTCGTGACAACACTACGAAGCACACCTACCACAATGTGAAGGCCGTGCCGGAGGTGGTGATCAACGTTGTGACGTACGGTATGGTGCAACAGTCCAATGTTGCAAGCGGTGAATACCCTGAGGGTGTGAGCGAGTTCGAACAGGCCGGCTTCACGCCCATGGCCAGCGAGCGCGTGAAGCCGTTCAGGGTGAAGGAAAGCCCGGTACAGATGGAGTGCGTGGTGAAACAGGTGATCGAAACCGGCGACCAAGGCGCTGCTGGCAACCTCATCATCTGTGAGGTGCTGGTGATGCACGTGAACGAAACTGTGCTCAACGAACGCGGCACCATCGATCCGCACAAGATCGACCTGGTGGGTCGCATGAGTGGCCACTGGTACTGCCGAGCCAATGGCGATGCGCTTTTTGAGCTGGCCCAGCCAATGACGCATGTTGGCGTCGGTTTCGGCGCGCTGCCGCCCGAAGTGAGAGCGAGCAAAGTACTTACGGGGAACGACCTGGGCCAATTGGCCAACTGCCCCACCGTGCCGGACGAGACAAGTGTGAACGAGCACAAGCTCACCGAACTGAGCGAAGTTTTCATTGATCTGCAAGGCCGCCCGGAAGAATTGCTGCGCGCGTTGCACCTTCGCGCACAGGGACACTTGCAGCACGGCCGCACGGATGAGGCGTGGAAAACCGTATTGGCCTTCAACAACCGATAACAAGCGCCGGTAACGGCATCACATCATGGCACAAGTCACCATCTCAGGAAGCATCAAAGTGGTCGGCAAGACCCAACAGGTCAGCGACAAGTTCAGCAAGCGCGAGCTCGTCATCACCGAACCAAGCGGCCAGCGCCCGCAGCACATCCCGGTCGAGTTCACGCAGGACCGCACCAGCCTGCTGGACAGTTTCAAACCCGGCGATGAAGTGACCGTAACGTGCTACGTGAACGGCCGCGAATGGACGGGCAAGGATGGTGTGACGAAGTACTTCCTCAGCCTTAGCGGCAACCGCATCGAGCGCGCCGGTGGCAACGCCGGTGGAGGAGGTGGAAGCTACCAAGCCGCTCCTCCGCCCACGGCGGCTGATGCTCCGCCCGCTGGCGACGACGACGATCTGCCGTTCTGATCGCTCAAACGCGACGGCCTTTCCATGTGCTGCGCAGGAAAAGCGAGAGCACGGCCAGGATCGGCGCGTATATCGAGAAGAGCACTAGGCTCCCGGCCAGGCCCTGTGAGGAAGCTCGTTGTCCGATCCGCGCTCCCATGGTTTGTGCGAGCACGACGATCGGGAGCAGCCAGCCAAGCCAAAGCAGTAGTGGCACAACCACCGGGATGGGAGCAGGAACGGACCAGCCGTCCTCTGCGAGGCGTTCAGCCGGGCGGGTGAACAACATCAATGTGCTTGCCCAGAGCATGACCGGCGCCATGAGCGCCAGGGCCGGGATGATGCCGGTGATGCCGATGCCGCCGCGCCGCATTTTGCCTGCCCACCGCAGCCGTTGGTGAACGAACGCGCTGAGCGTTGGTTCCGATCGCACGCTCACCAGTACTTCAGCAGCCGCCACGTAAGCCACGGTTTTGTTGGCCGCTTGCATGCTGCGGAGCAGGAACATGTCGTCGCCGCTGGCAATGTGCCGGTGCCGTTGGAAGCCGCTGAGCAATTCGAAGGTGCTGCGACGGAAGGCCATGTTCGCTCCGTTCGCTATGAGCGCCCGGCCACCACCCGCCGAAGCCGCCGCTACGGCCATGAAGCCCAACTGTTCGTTGGTCTGCAGCTCTTGGAGCCAGCTTCCGTCGGTTGCCACGGATATCGGCATCAATAGAAGATCGAACGGGTCACGTTGCCAAGCGCGCGCAACGAACTGCAATCGTAGTGGCCCACAGCGGGCATCGGCATCGGTCACCAGCACCACGTCCCCTCGGGCCTCCACAACCGCGCGCTCGATCGCGGCCTTCTTGCCGAAGCCGTCGTGCAGGTCGAGCAGTCTCCAAGTCGCACCAACGCATTGTTCCGCGAGCCGTCGGGTCGCATCCGTGGAACCGTCGTCCACCACGATCACTTCGAACCTGTCCGGGGGATAGTCCTGCACCCGCAGATCACCGAGCAGTGAGCTGATCGTTGCTTCTTCGTTCCGCGCAGGCACCACCACGGAGATGAACGGAGCAACTGCTGGCCTGAAATCGGGGAGTTCATCATCACCAAGCAGTAGCCGCATGGCGTGCAAGGCGAAGAACAACTGGCCGATCACCAATGCCGCCGTGGCTAGAATGATCCACCACGGCCAGCCCTCCATTTCAGGCAGCCGTTATTTCGATGGGTTTTTCGAACGCCGTTTCCCTGCGCTGGGCCCAGAGAAGGACGATCCCAACGACAGCAGGCGCTACGACGTTCATGATCCACATGACGAGGCAAGCCACCAGGATCCCTGGCTCGCTCATGCCGGCGG
Protein-coding sequences here:
- a CDS encoding ATP-binding cassette domain-containing protein encodes the protein MLRLENIVKRYGDHVALNGVSMEVPTGKVFGLLGPNGAGKTSLIRIITRITGPDEGHVWLDGQPLTDESVAQLGYLPEERGLYKKMKVGEQALYLAQLKGMPKKEATKRLKEWFERWEIGGWWNKKVEELSKGMAQKVQFITTVLHQPKLLILDEPFSGFDPINAELIRSEILRLRDEGATVMLSTHNMGSVEQLCDHIALIDKSRKVLDGEVRAIRRQYATNTYRIEYEGTRVAFANALSFVGTLLDTEEKNGMATSRVQLGAGDTLNDVLKQVLPSVRIHGVQEEVPSMNEVFIRVVGGEDAPAVPKDMTE
- a CDS encoding glycosyltransferase family 39 protein; the encoded protein is MDRRRVLIAWAGLLVVHALGVLVPVMDVDAAQYASMSAQMLREGNWLQVFDREVSYLDKPPLVFWLSACSIHLFGQVAWAYKLPSVLFAFAGCWGVFKFTRLHHDGRTAHLAALMYGSSVALLQMTNDVRCDTLLTANVILATWAGMAWLGQRQLKHLLLGALFIGLAMLAKGPIGAVVPGLAIGGHLAITGQWRALSDARLLLVPLVIGAMLAPMCYALYLQHGWQGVQFFFWEQSFGRITGSNRWHDDSTGFFFLHTLVWVAAPWTLFIVYGTVKELFGVVRRKSRVPEYASLCGAVLTLTALSFSHYKLPHYLFVLMPFACVIGARTLVGRHARIFDLLQLLLALLTFGLGSWLALVAFPNSGTPWAVAAGLCCIVALVVYARSREHARALWPTFIITIGAALVINGHFYPTLLRYQAGTQVGDKVRELGVAQADLRNFATLSRALDFHAGYRVEWLRDIREASESIRPGRYVYCNDEGREALIRAGHPPLQEWSFPAFPVQVVTIDFLLPARRPSVVGTHYLLRY
- a CDS encoding DUF2167 domain-containing protein — encoded protein: MSILPSIVLAIPFAIADTPDPTDTLSSVPTGDLSDSSALMFMAYVDSVEGSFKWQTGAVPLADGAATINVPAGFKFLDAAQSAVVLVEHWGNPSAEGTLGMLFPENEGVLDEGGYAFIITYDEMGFVEDGDAADINYDDMLVQLKEEDKTDNQARAQMGYDPVYTIGWASKPYYDNSKKVLHWAKELQFGDSTTSNTLNYNVRILGRKGVLQLNAVSDMSELDNVKANIPAVLSMATFNDGYRYDQFDDSTDEIAALSVGGLVAGKVLAKAGLFAGLGKFLKFIILGIIAAGAGIWRLISGRKKNAVPEGAQIIKP
- a CDS encoding DUF2911 domain-containing protein, giving the protein MKRTSIFALSLALAATAPAQNLPAPSPLCKVEQIVGLTKVTVEYSRPSARDRGVFGELVPFNTLWRTGANACTKISFDGPMDFSGQVVPAGKYAVLSTPAKDGWLIYLNSDTTLGGTDGYDEAKNVATLKAEAQETGSYTETFTIGFDAVKDDHAVLQFRWEKTQISVPFHADALEQGKRNITEAMAAKEVKAGTYHRCARFYLDRNIDAKQALEWAKKSDSMEQRYWVKHTLALCYAANGMKAEAITTAKESMEMASKDGDAQYVKLNEQKIAEWSK
- the clpX gene encoding ATP-dependent Clp protease ATP-binding subunit ClpX, with the protein product MDKKEVKCSFCGRDKQDTNVLIAGITGHICDSCIGQAQNIIAEELSQRKRADIAGSMILQRPADIKKHLDEYVIGQDEAKKVLSVAVYNHYKRLMQKPASTSDEVEIEKSNIILVGETGSGKTLLAKTIARMLNVPFAIADATVLTEAGYVGEDVESILSRLLQAADYDVAKAERGIVFIDEIDKISRKSDTPSITRDVSGEGVQQALLKLLEGSTVNVPPQGGRKHPEQKLIQVDTRNILFVCGGAFDGIQKMIARRVKSTAVGYQASRDSARIDDEHLLQYVSPQDLRSYGLIPELIGRFPVLTYLEPLDRESLRRILTEPKNALIKQYVKLFEMDKVKLTFDKKVLDFIVERAIDYKLGARGLRSICEAIMTDAMYEMPGATDRPADLRITLSYAREKFERSRMSQLKVA
- the clpP gene encoding ATP-dependent Clp endopeptidase proteolytic subunit ClpP — its product is MFPPDEFRKYAVKHRGISSASYDSYVSSVRADYISPTIIEERQLNVASMDVFSRLMMDRIIFLGTGINDYVSNIIQAQLLFLESADAKKDIQIYLNSPGGSVYAGLGIYDTMQYINPDVATICTGMAASMGAVLLCAGTKGKRSALKHSRVMIHQPMGGAEGQVTDMEITVREVIKLKKELYDIISQHSGQPFDRVEKDGDRDYWMTSEEAKAYGMIDELLVRNPK
- the tig gene encoding trigger factor; translation: MNIEREQTGPLTATLKLKLTPEDYSPGVEAQLKEQRRTAVLPGFRPGQAPMPLIKKRVGKAVLVNEVERLIGQSIQQHIEGNRLRVLGQPLPKQDLANANNWDEPGEFNFHYEMGIAPTFDIELNGNLGVSMPVVEIDEPTLDKEISDMRRRFGKVEDATTSEANDMVIGDMIELNADGTVKEGGIMNRTTISLEFLKNEAAKALLIGKAAGDEATLDPHAVSDGHDDLARMLGVDHDRVHHLEGNFLFRIDSIKRMVSADMGQEFFDRVFGQGAVTDETAFRAKVKESLQSGFGRDTDRIFTREVLKALYDRTNIELPDTFLKRWILETSEQPTTPEEVEANYARHAEGIKRQLLQDRIVEKYGLEAKGEELDAFAKRYVADQFMQYGMPAPEGEELQKMAARLLGDREQIKRMRDSIVERKLITHFKAMLSPKEERMSLDAFINLVKKG
- a CDS encoding flavin reductase family protein; the encoded protein is MKTHVLSELPVPQRHGLLLGAIGPRPIAFASTIDAQGRPNLAPFSFFNCFGSNPPTLIFSPARRGRDNTTKHTYHNVKAVPEVVINVVTYGMVQQSNVASGEYPEGVSEFEQAGFTPMASERVKPFRVKESPVQMECVVKQVIETGDQGAAGNLIICEVLVMHVNETVLNERGTIDPHKIDLVGRMSGHWYCRANGDALFELAQPMTHVGVGFGALPPEVRASKVLTGNDLGQLANCPTVPDETSVNEHKLTELSEVFIDLQGRPEELLRALHLRAQGHLQHGRTDEAWKTVLAFNNR
- a CDS encoding DUF3127 domain-containing protein — translated: MAQVTISGSIKVVGKTQQVSDKFSKRELVITEPSGQRPQHIPVEFTQDRTSLLDSFKPGDEVTVTCYVNGREWTGKDGVTKYFLSLSGNRIERAGGNAGGGGGSYQAAPPPTAADAPPAGDDDDLPF
- a CDS encoding glycosyltransferase, translated to MEGWPWWIILATAALVIGQLFFALHAMRLLLGDDELPDFRPAVAPFISVVVPARNEEATISSLLGDLRVQDYPPDRFEVIVVDDGSTDATRRLAEQCVGATWRLLDLHDGFGKKAAIERAVVEARGDVVLVTDADARCGPLRLQFVARAWQRDPFDLLLMPISVATDGSWLQELQTNEQLGFMAVAAASAGGGRALIANGANMAFRRSTFELLSGFQRHRHIASGDDMFLLRSMQAANKTVAYVAAAEVLVSVRSEPTLSAFVHQRLRWAGKMRRGGIGITGIIPALALMAPVMLWASTLMLFTRPAERLAEDGWSVPAPIPVVVPLLLWLGWLLPIVVLAQTMGARIGQRASSQGLAGSLVLFSIYAPILAVLSLFLRSTWKGRRV